The Rubripirellula reticaptiva DNA window CGCAAAACAAATCTTTGGATAGCGGGGTGCAAGTTTCCATCGGAATCCATCTGCTGGAGCGGGCCGACTTTTCTCAGGCTCTGTTGGAATGACCACGGAGTCCACGCGGTTCTCTCCTGTCTTGATTCCCAAGCAGAGATCCGTCGATTTCACTTCCGTCAATTCCTCTTCCGATCTCGTCTAGTTGACAGACGTGTAGAACATTGACCCCGGCAGCAGCTGCCGGGTTGAGGCAACTTTGTCGAATATCGCGGACGCCTCTTCTAAAACACGCTTTGAATTGTCGGGCACCGTGTACTTGGTCGGATCCCAGTTCGCCAATGCCATAGCCACCTCATCGACAGTCACTTCATCATTGAATTTCTTATTGTGTTCTCGAATCGTCACTTCGAGTGGCGTGCTTTCATTGGTTTCGGCTGCGAGTGGCTGCTCGGCAAGTGACGACAGGCCAGAGCATGCAAACACGGCGCATGAAAGAACAAGCCTATTCAAAATCAGAATCGGTCTGCCGTCGAACATGATTCGGTCTCCTTCGAGTAGGTGCTGAACAGAAGATTGAAACGCAGAACGGTACCGATCACTCGGTCGCCGCGAGAGATTTTCTATTTCAAAACGCCCGGCTTCACGACTCGGGTGCATTGCGTAGTTATTCGCTGCGTGTGGCTGCAGTCCGTCTAAGCGATGCATCGACAGCCCATGAATCCGGAGCGTCTACTTTGATCATCGACAGTTCTCGCCGAATTTCCGAGGGATCAGACGCGTTAGATGAGCGACGTACGTAGATGATAGTGTCGTTGTTTTTCGACATCAATTCGTAGTCGACGAACCGTTCGGGATGCGTCAGATTCGAAACGCCCACCCATTCCCTATACGTGCCATTTGTTTCGATTTGCTCAACGGTAATTCCCGGTGGAAATCCCTGCGGCGCAGAAGTCAAACGTGCCCACTGCATCGAGTGAAAAGTCTTCAGATCGTTTCCGAACAGGTCCCACACCTGAATCATTCCGTGCAGCGTTCTACCTTTGGAGGTCAAGACTAAGGACTTCGAGTCGCCGTGCTGAACAGACTCAAATTTCCAAGACAGGCTCTTAGGCCAGGGGAATTCGCAAAAATCGGTTCGTAGTAGAGTAAGCTCCATGATCAGGCAGCGGTGTCACATGGATTCAGTCGGATAACGTCACGCGTCACCCGGTATATGCGAGAAATTTTCAATTCCAAGACCGCCTGACTCGCGTACACGCGATGGTTCCCCGCAATATCGGAAGCCCGGGTGTATCGGCAATCGACGATGTCAAGTGGATTCGTCGGAGCTACGCGCAATCGCTTTATTCGCACGCCTCTCATCGATGATGTACTTCAGCCCAAACCCTAGCAGAGCTAGCCCTAGAATTACGGCCACAACCCCCTTCCACATTGGCTGCGGCTCCAGTCCTTCTAGCGGCTCAGTAAAGGAGTCGGAAATGAACAATGCCCCCGCGCCGAATGCAGCGAAACTCGCGAGGATGAGACGTAGACCGAATCTCATAGAAATCCCGAATGTTGTTGGCGTAATACAAAATCTGAATTTAACTAGATAGTTTGCGGTGACGATGCCTAAGTACTTTTCCGCACGATGGGTCACGCAATTGTTCAAGGAACGGGAGGTGGAATATGGTAATGGGCTCCGTCGGGGAACGACCGCCGTGAACGGGCGGCGACGAACGGTTGTCTATTTCAAAACCGCTCCAGTTCATGGCATGTTTCCCCGCTTTTCAGCACGTCAGGGGTGTCAGTCAAAATCGTTGGTCGTTGCGATGTCGAGATCAGTCCAATTCACGACGCCATTATCGATGCAGCAAGAGAGTTCAACGACACTTCGGTCGTCGAATTCATCGCATTTATAGGCAGCCGAGCTATAGTCTCCACCAACGTGATAGAAGAACGAGGCAGCCTCGGCGGTGTCGGTGTCGACACGAAGTGTGATTCCCCAGATCAACAACTCGTCGGGGCGAATCTTGCGGCCCGGTAAAAATCTTTCGAGATGTTGTTCGGTTTGCTGAGCAATGGTTTCGCGGTTTGCGAGCCAGCCTTCAATCAGCGTCTTGAAGCAGTCAGCATACTCTGACGACATTTCGAGCGTGCCGTCGATTGTCAATGTCACGGGAGCATCTTGCAAATGTACCTTCGCCTCGAGTTCCGGGATCCAATCAGGATTGGTTACAACAAAGTCCGTCGCGTCCAGCTTCTTCCAGTTTGAGTTTGTCATAACGCGGTATCAGTATCAATGGTATTCAGTCGGGGAACGTTGCCGATGAGCCGGTCGCCACGAAAGATCTTCCATGTTCAAAACGCCCGATTCGGCGACGCGGATGCATCGGATGGTTCGCCGTCGGTCATTGGAGTCCGTGTCGCCCAAGCGAGAATTGCAACAGCGGAGATGGAGCCGCCGATGTACGTGGAGATCAGAATGTACTCAGGCGTCCAGGATAATGGGATAGCAATTGAGTTCGGTCCGTAGTCGCCGAGAAACTGCGAGGCAAGCACACAAGCGATGAAACCCACTGCACCCACGATAGCATTCAGGATCGGACCGGTTCTACGAACGGACGCGTTTAGCGTGGCAACACAAGCATGCACAAACCAAACTGCAGTCCCCAATGCGGACGCGATCAACCACGAGTGAGTTTGGTCAATGAACGACGCTATCGTTTCAGTCGGCCCAGCGAAGAGGCAGAAGAAAAGGAATGTGCACACCAAGTATGACAAGATGAAGCAGAAGAAGTGGCAAGGTAGGTAGAAGCGTCGAACGCCTGTCGCACTGGTTCGCATGGTCGAGACGATTGTCGGTGCACTATACGCATTTCGCAATTCCATTTGTTTCGTCAATTCCATTGATTCAGTCTGGATAACGTTACGTATTAGCAGGTGCGCGCGAACGATTTTCCACTTCAAAAACGACCGCTCGCGGCCTCCATTGCAACCCATGATTCGCCGTTCTTTGGGAAAATGCGAATGTAGTCGACTCTGTCAACTCAATCTTGGTCAGGATCAGAATCGGTGGACAAATTCTTTGGGGCAGTCGTTCTTGGGAGCAAACGAAGCATGGACTCGACCTGCCTAAGCGCTTCTTGTGTTTCGGGGTCCGACAGCATTCTGAGCGTCTCGTTTGTCGAACGTATGGTAGATGGGAGTGACGTGACGCCGTTGATTACGTCGTCACCGATAATGTTCGAATCGCGAATGGTTTTCTGGAAATCGTGAAACAATCGGTGCAGAAGTGATCGTTTCAGTTCGACCGTGGTCGAGCCCTCTCCTCGCGCTACGGCCTTGCCGTCGATGATCACATTGTACGATCCCGAAAACTCGAATCGAATGACTTCTTCGTTTTGATGGGGATCGATCGCAGCAATTGGCTCGTCAGCGCAAGTGGTGGGCGGGTGCAAAACCGATGCGAGAACAAGCAATCCGGAAACCATTGAAGTAGTGTATTCAGGCATTGATCGAAAATTTTCAGAACGGGGAGGGTGAATCTTGATGTGTTCGTAAATGTCTCTACGTCGGCGAACGTTGACGATCAGTCGGCGGCGACGGAAGATCAACCACTTCAAAACGCCCGACTTCGCCGCTCGGCTGCATCGTTTGGTTCCCCGCAACTTTAGAGTCTGACGTAGTGTTTCCAGACGATGTAAGTTTTGGCCTCGCCGCTGCCACGTGATACGATCAACGTAGTGGAAGTCGTTGAAGTATTGATGACGATCGTATGGAGGGCAAATGGGCGACCTTCGGAGTCGTCGGACACCAGGACGGATCGACCGTCTTTGAGTTTAGCTTTCGTCTTGTCGTCTGCGTTTTTGTCCGGGGCCAATTTTGTCTTGTAGAAGTCGAGTACCTTTTCGACCGAGTCGTCGGTTGTCATTGTGGCCTTGCATACAAGCGACTTCACAGTGCGATTGCCATCGCTGTTTACCGTGGCGGCATCCGACATCCCTGCACCGTTGAGCTTGGAATTGGGATAACTCCATTGTGAAATCGTACCCATCAAGGTAACCGACTCGTCAGCAGTGGCCGGTTGGCTAGCGATGGAAACGCAAGCTACGGAAAACAGGATCGCGGCAATCAATCGCATCGCGGAGTCTTTCGGCTGGAGGAACTTGGACATTCGTGTCGCGAATGTGCGGGGCCTGACGTCAGTCGGGTAACGGTAGCAATCACCGGGGGGATTGTGCGGGAGAAAGTGTCCTAACGCGCAAAAAAGTTCTGGCCGCACAAACACTTCGGTGCATTGCATGGTGATCCTCCGATTTCTTGCTCGGCGGGAACCAGGGATCGAATCGCTTCGGGCGCAAGGTCCGCACCGTTCGGCCAGCAAACAGTCTTGCAGATCGGATCGACGGTGAATTGGGCAAAGGCGTTTGGGTCAAGCAGTGGCTCGAATATCGGGCCAATCAATAATGGTCGCAGATCAACGGTGGCCGAGAATCCATCGTTGAAACGCAGGTGCAGGGAGAACGGCCCGGCGAGTTCGGCGTCAAGAATGTGAAGAATCGTCGGTATCAGTCCAGTGGGTCGATTGGTAGCAGTGGCTGTTGCGATTCGGCAAGCGCCCAGTCAGCCAGTAGTTCGTCGCGGTGGAGGCCGCACCGTTCAGCAACGAGCTTTCCAGCACGACTCGGAAGCGACCCTTCCAGTATAGCACCAGTGCAGATATCAATCACTGCTTCCAATCCACCGTAGATAGCGTGAAAGTGAGGAGGATTGTGGTCGCGATATTAGATGTAAACGGCGATGCCATAGAATTCGGATATGCGGGGCATCGCTCAGGCAGGTAGAGGAGGGAGTCAGTCGGCGAACGTCAGCCGTCACCGGGCCGGGAGTAAAAATTCCACCATTGAGAAACCGGCCGAAAGCCAGGCTCCGGTGCACGGGATGGTTCGTTGTCTTTCACAGGTCGCCAGCGCGAGACAATTGAAGTTCGTCGCAGAGTCCGTCGAGCGATGCTTCTATGTCGTCATCAGTTAAACTCTTTCTCGCTCGCTCGATTATCTTCAACGTGATCTGTTGCATGCGATCCTCAGCTGGTATTGCAGCGAACGTGTTTCGGAGTGCAATAATCAGATCTCTGGCGGAGTAGGGCTCCAACTTGCGCGTGTCGTCTATCCCAAGCAGGTCGTTTTTCCATTTCCTCGCCACGTCAGTGGAAGCCCCTCGTTCAAGCAGGGAGGCAAACGTGTCGTAATCCAGTTCCGCGATCGCAGTTATGAGTCCCGAATCAAGGTGTTCCTGCGACAGAGCCGAAGCTTTGCCCCCGCCGGGCACCGCCGAATTTGCAATCGATTCTGGACGCACGATGATAGCATCGCCCAGCGGATCGAGAGTTGGTAAGGTCATCCCACGCCGTGAAGCAAATGACCACGTGAGAGATAACTCGAGCGAAATCCACGAACCGAAATCCGGACCGTCCTCAGCTTCACTCTTGTGGAACTGCTTAACTGCAGACTTGATCGCCGTTGCAAATACAGCGTCGTCGCGCCTCGATATAGCCTCATTCGCGGTAGAAAGTAGCCGTTCGAATCTCGTGCCCTTCTTGTCGATAAAGCTGGCCAACTGATCGTGTACGGAAAGACGTTGATGCAGCAAAGACACCAGGTAGAGACAGCAATTGAGAGACGACACGTCGTGGCGAATGCATCGAGCGACGTCCTCATCGACCCAGTTGAGAAGATGTTCGCTTGCTTTCCATCGATTTGTCCAGTCAGCAAGAAGCAGGCCGTTTGTCAGCGGCCAGTCCCAGCCCTGTACCGGCCATTCTGATTTTTTGTCCAGGAAGTACCTGTCTTCCTCACACTCTCTCCACCACGACCCGGAAAAGAACGAGATTGCGTTGTCCAACCCTGAATTTAGAACCGTATTCAATTCTGCAGTGGGGCCAAAACCAAGATGGTCGAAGGCCGCTTGATTGACCGCCCATTGTATTTGGCTGGACTTTAATTCGGCCTTGTCTGGTCTTTCTTCCACACGCCGCAATAACTTCGTCCACTCTCGATCTCGACGCGCCACGGTGGCGTCTGGCGATTCGCCTATTTTGCGTTCAAGAATCTCGTGGCGTTTCATGGCAGGAATGTGAGAATCAGTCAACGGATACCAGATCGACGAACGGTAACGATGTTCGGGCGGCGGGAGTTGACTTGCAAGCAGACCAAACCGGCGACCACCGCCGCTCCGTCACAATCGCATGGTTACCCGCTGTTCCGGGGTTCATTTGGGACACACATGGTAGCGTGAATGGACGCGACAGACGAAAGGAATGCGGGAGAGACGTCATGCGGTGCGTTCAGGACGATAGCAGCAAGTGAATCGTCGAGGGAAACACTAGACATCAAGGAAATTGCAGCAGATGCCACCACAGGTGACCGGCTCATGCCGGCGGAACATGCAACGAGGGTTCGTGCGCCGCTAAGGATCAGTGATCGAACGCAGTCAATCGAGACGCGGATAAGTTGCGGACAGTTCGACCCATCGTCGTGCAGAGGAAAGCGGCAATAGATGTGGTCGCGTCCAAGTTGTGCAGGTTCTTCGTTCGCAGCCAGGTCAATAACCGCTGCAATGTCATGATCATAAAGTTGTCGCAAATCGCGAGCGTTGAATGCGTCTCCGATAAACAGCAAGTTGTGGTGCGTGGCTCGGATCAAAGTTACGTCCCAGCGGCATGTACTTCAGTCGGATAACGTTGCGGATCACCGGGCGACGGGCGAATCGCTCGCAAGCAGACGAGAAGACGAACCACCCGTCCTCCATTGCATGCGATGGTTATCCGCCGTATCGGACGAGCATGAAATTTGAGCAAGGTCAGGCGTCCGGCACGACGAAGCTTAAGTGATGGGCGGCATGCCATTGTTGCATCAAGAGCCACTGTTCACGATTAAGTCGTCCCAGCATCGGATAGTGTGTAACAAATGGAGTGGAGGGATCCATTAAGGTTTTCGCGAGCGCGTAGAACCGGTTTGCGCAGTCGTCTTCGTCGAGATCTAGGGCGGGCTGAAGTTGCTTCGGGGCTTTGCCACGAAGCTTAGATGGTTTGCCCTTCCGCATTGTAGGCATGAACATCAGCTTCATCACTGGTCGCATTAGTGCAGGAAATGTGAATCCCGCACCGTCAATCGTCATTTGCATGGACATGTTCAGATGATCGAGTATCTGGGCGAAGCTCCATGTGCCAACCAGCTCGAAGCCGCTTTCGCGCAAGCGAACAATGTCGGCACAGGCAGCGGCCAAGTCAGGGTAGCGCAAATCCATTCGTCGTTGTGCAGTTGTCGTTACGCGTTCGGGTTTCTGGAGCATGCTTGTGAAATACGCCTGCAGTTGTTGGACGTGTTTTCAGTCGGATAACGTCCGGGATCAGTTGGCGGCGGGAGTTGACATTGATCTCACCAAAAACCGCACCATCGCCGCTCCGTTGCATCTCATGAATCTGCCTTCTATGGCGATGCGATTGCGGTCGGTCGCCGATGTGGCAGGTAGTTGTCGCGGCCATGAGATACCACGGTTGCGAGTAGGTTTGAGTCTACCAGCAGCGAGTGTCCCGGTACAGCGTCAAACGCTTCGGCGCAGATGAGTTGTGCGGCTTCGTTCGCAGCATATCCGCAAGCAAGCAGATAGAGCCAAAGAACCGTTGGTGACCGATTCCAGCCCGCCATGCAATGCAGGTAGATACGACCGTCGTCAGCGATCAATGATCGATGGACCGTGTCAATCGCCTCGATGGCAATTTCCGTTGGTATCAGCGTTCGATCTTCAATGTCGATCCAAGTTACAGATCGAAAAGGACCATCCTCGGTCGTGAGTTGGCTCGATGTGTCGCTGACATTGAGTACATCGGTGACCTTTAGATCGCGGAGTTCGGCAAGACGTTCACGCGAAGCGAAACGCCCAACGTAGATGTCGTTGGTCACGCGAAACAAAATTGGTTCTCCGTTAGCAGATGAGTGAATCCTTCAATGGCAGAACGACCCGCATCACGGGGTGGCGCGAGTAGACATTGACTTCAAAACGGACTGACCACCGCCACTCCCATGCATGCGATGGTTCGCCGCGATCGATGCGGAATGCGACTTCAGTGTCCAGCAACTGGCTGACTTATTTTCCACTCGTAACCGTAGGGGTCGAGAAAAAAGAACACACGGTCTCCATAGTATTCGTCAGCAGGTTCAGCTAACACCTTCAATTTCCTTTCACGTACGAAATCATAGACACTTGCAAGATTGTCGACCTGCAAGATCATAGTGATGCCCAACCCTCGCTCGGATGCGTTGCTCTTTTCAAGTACCTCTGCGCGCTCCCTACCTGTATAGTGAGAGACGTCCAGCCGACCGAGAAATGCAACGCTATCACCATTTCGGAGGTGCGCGTGAACAATCCTCCCTGTCTGACCGGGAATGGAAAACTCGTTACGAAATCCGAGATGTTCGTAAAAACCGATTGCAGTTTCCAGGTCATCAACGGACAGAACAGGAATCACCGATGGAATCTTCATGTTGAGATATACTACAGGAAGGCTACTGAGGCGAACGCTACGCGTAACCGGGAACGCGCGGGAAAGTCTCTAACGGTCAAACCGCTCAACTCACGTTCTCCGGTTCACGCGATGGTTACCCGCATTTGTCTCAATGTTCTAACTCGTTGTCCGTCGACGCAGGTGGTCTTTTGAGGAAACTGTGCAACCGAGCATAGCAGCAATAAGATGCAAACACAAAAATCGGCATCGCCAACAACGAGATGGCGACCACCGCCACCCAGCCTATCCAGTCATTACGTTGTGTCAGCGGCAACGCTAGACCGGCACCAACGCCAAGTAGTGCGATGGCAACAAGCCAATCTTTGGGAACGATGTAGGGTTCCATTTCAGGGAAACATCAGTCGGGTTACGTTGGCCATAACCTGGCGGCGACGAGAGATTCACCATTGCAAGAAAACCTGACTTCGCCGCTTCGGTTCATGGCTTGGTTACGTCATTTCGATTGACCTTGGCCAGACGCAGGCGAACGACGGCGTCCAAGTCTTCGGCTTGCCCAAGTTGCAGTGGCACATCCCAGGCCGTTGCCATTTGAACAGTTGTAAGGGCGCTCGCCAATTGTCGATCGCCAAGCTCGATGTCGGTATACTTTTCAAATCGTCGGCCAACAACGCCTGTGGGCCGCTTACCCTCGCCTTTGTAAAATTCGCTAGCAGTCTTAATGTAGTCGTTCATCCGCTGCCGAATCGTCCGTTCGGCGTTCTGCTTCGTCCAGACGCCGGTCTTCCAGTCCGTCAGCCGAATACGATTGATTGCCTTCATCAAGGTGTCAACCTGCAGCAATTGCTGAGTCGCTTTCGCGTCCAATACGTAGGTCCCCATGACCAATGCCGATTCGGAATTGACGGCTTCAGCTTCTTCGACGCTGACTTGTCGGAACGGTCGGGCATGCTCGGAATCTGTTTCCGACGGAGCTTGTGCTTCGACTTGGGCCGGGGCCGAGAGTGCAACGGCAAGAACTACAAGCGTCGGGATTCGGATTGTCATTGAAACCTCCGGTATGAATGGTAGACGTAACGTTGGCCATAACCTGGCGGCGACGAGAGATTCACCATTGCAAGAAAACCTGACTTCGCCGCTCTGGTGCACGGCATTGTTATTCGCTCTTTGGATCCATTAGTGGTTCACGCCCGTTTCATGCTGTTTGATCATTTGCGTAGAGCCGCAGCAGACCGCACGCCTTGCAGCGAAAGGCACGGACAGGAAGCAACTGAGATCGATCGTACTTAACGCCTGGGCCAAACTTCAGATAGTCCAAGATTGTTTTGTCGTCAGGCACTCCACGATGCCATGCGGTCTGCAGTGCAGCGCCCATCGACACGTCGGGAATGAAACCCACTTCAAGTTCACCGTCGCAATCAGCGCATCTGGATGGTTGTGTCATTGTCTTTTCCGTGAAGGGGATGCAGTAAATTACAGGCGCGGCGGTTCCTCTTTGATTTATTGCCGCTATAGTCCAGGCCGAAAGACTTCTTGAACAAGGCGCAAAATTTCCGTCGGATAACGCTAGCCGTAACCGGGTCGCGTAGAGATAGTGTGCCATTGCCAAACCGCTTGACACGCGACTCCGGTTCACGGCATTGTTATTCGCCGCGCGGCTCGTCACGGACGCAACCGTCATGGTGCTACGCGTGATCGTCCGAAAAGCGTCAGGCCGAGCACTGACGAGATGAGTACTACGAGAATTGCAGAACAAACAAGGCCTACCATCGGGTTGTACGTTCTTAACCAAGCGAAGTCTAAATCTTGAGCCGTTTTCCAGTCGAACCATCCTTGCAGAATTATGACTGCGGGGATCAGTGCCAGCATGCATCGCTTCAAGCCGACAGGAAGGCCTGCGATATTTACGTCGCTTCATAACCTTGTGTCAAATGATGACAGGCGTTTTATGATTCGCATTGTTGGATTTCATTTAGGT harbors:
- a CDS encoding dual specificity protein phosphatase family protein; this translates as MIRATHHNLLFIGDAFNARDLRQLYDHDIAAVIDLAANEEPAQLGRDHIYCRFPLHDDGSNCPQLIRVSIDCVRSLILSGARTLVACSAGMSRSPVVASAAISLMSSVSLDDSLAAIVLNAPHDVSPAFLSSVASIHATMCVPNEPRNSG
- a CDS encoding protein-tyrosine phosphatase family protein; translation: MTNDIYVGRFASRERLAELRDLKVTDVLNVSDTSSQLTTEDGPFRSVTWIDIEDRTLIPTEIAIEAIDTVHRSLIADDGRIYLHCMAGWNRSPTVLWLYLLACGYAANEAAQLICAEAFDAVPGHSLLVDSNLLATVVSHGRDNYLPHRRPTAIASP
- a CDS encoding VOC family protein; the protein is MKIPSVIPVLSVDDLETAIGFYEHLGFRNEFSIPGQTGRIVHAHLRNGDSVAFLGRLDVSHYTGRERAEVLEKSNASERGLGITMILQVDNLASVYDFVRERKLKVLAEPADEYYGDRVFFFLDPYGYEWKISQPVAGH
- a CDS encoding DUF1569 domain-containing protein, with product MDLRYPDLAAACADIVRLRESGFELVGTWSFAQILDHLNMSMQMTIDGAGFTFPALMRPVMKLMFMPTMRKGKPSKLRGKAPKQLQPALDLDEDDCANRFYALAKTLMDPSTPFVTHYPMLGRLNREQWLLMQQWHAAHHLSFVVPDA
- a CDS encoding DUF2442 domain-containing protein, which gives rise to MGACRIATATATNRPTGLIPTILHILDAELAGPFSLHLRFNDGFSATVDLRPLLIGPIFEPLLDPNAFAQFTVDPICKTVCWPNGADLAPEAIRSLVPAEQEIGGSPCNAPKCLCGQNFFAR